A DNA window from Parus major isolate Abel chromosome 9, Parus_major1.1, whole genome shotgun sequence contains the following coding sequences:
- the LOC107208578 gene encoding galactose-3-O-sulfotransferase 2-like: MSPRGMVQVEVQSQTRPRAVGSPHPEWGTSFTQPVPNSVQHLQAGDSYKTDLETGFFPSWTEAFKGKEVTAGEGQQARGVTSQGKTCKPKTDIVFLKVHKSASSTVMNILFRFGETHNLTFAFPQGGGFQLYYPHHFLARFVQGFSPLSPRRFNILCHHMRFLLPEVQKVVSSSAVYFSILRNPVQLMESSFVYYKGASAFSRVRSLEEFLSQPYRYYDPTSGDRHYSRNLMTFDFGFNPDGEVSPERVQLMLKAIEASFNFLLISEYFDESMVLLKEMLCWDLDSVVSFPLNTRDSSTKSPLSDSVVEKLKAWNRLDWEIYTHFNRTFWERIDRDIGRERLRREVRALRERQAELARTCLQGTGSVAPKDIKDSSLRPLQHGGARILGYNLKQGLDWELERTCRRLVTPELQYSSLLYKKQFPPPPPETALSASSRQHRLEPTPN; this comes from the exons atgtCCCCACGTGGAATGGTGCAGGTGGAGGTACAGAGCCAGACTCGGCCTCGAGCTGTGGGTTCTCCCCACCCTGAGTGGGGCACCTCATTTACACAGCCCGTCCCAAACTCAGTTCAACATCTGCAGGCAGGGGATTCTTACAAAACAGACCTGGAGACAGGATTTTTCCCAAGCTGGACAGAAGCCTTTAAGGGCAAGGAGGTAACAGCTGGAGAAGGTCAGCAGGCCAGAGGGGTCACCTCTCAAGGGAAGACGTGCAAGCCCAAGACTGACATAGTTTTCCTGAAAGTCCACAAGAGCGCCAGCAGCACTGTCATGAACATTCTGTTCCGCTTTGGGGAGACGCACAATCTCACCTTCGCCTTCCCCCAAGGCGGGGGCTTCCAGCTCTACTACCCACACCACTTCCTAGCCAGGTTCGTGCAGGGCTTCTCCCCACTCAGCCCCCGGCGCTTCAACATCCTCTGCCACCACATGCgattcctgctgccagag GTGCAGAAAGTGgtgtccagctctgctgtctACTTCTCCATCCTGAGGAACCCCGTGCAGCTGATGGAGTCCTCCTTCGTGTACTACAAGGGAGCGTCGGCCTTCTCGCGCGTCCGCAGCCTGGAGGAGTTCCTCAGCCAGCCCTACCGCTACTACGACCCCACCAGCGGCGACCGCCACTACTCCAGGAACCTCATGACCTTCGATTTCGGCTTCAACCCCGATGGAGAGGTGTCCCCTGAGCGAGTGCAGCTCATGCTGAAGGCCATCGAGGCGTCCTTCAACTTTCTGCTCATCTCCGAGTACTTTGACGAGTCCATGGTGCTGCTGAAGgagatgctgtgctgggacCTGGACAGTGTCGTCTCCTTCCCGCTCAacaccagggacagcagcaccaagTCCCCCCTTTCGGACTCCGTCGTGGAGAAGCTAAAGGCCTGGAACAGGCTGGACTGGGAAATCTACACCCACTTTAACAGGACCTTCTGGGAGAGGATCGACCGGGACATCGGCCGGGAGCGCCTGCGGCGGGAGGTGAGGGCGCTGCGGGAGCGGCAGGCGGAGCTGGCCCGGACCTGTCTGCAGGGCACGGGCAGCGTGGCCCCCAAGGACATCAAGGACTCTTCCCTGCGGCCGCTGCAGCACGGCGGGGCCAGGATCCTGGGCTATAACCTCAAGCAGGGCTTGGATTGGGAGCTGGAGCGGACCTGCCGACGGCTGGTGACGCCGGAGCTGCAGTACAGCAGCCTCCTCTACAAGAAGCAGttccccccgccgccccccgaGACCGCCCTGTCCGCCTCCTCCCGACAGCACCGGCTGGAGCCCACCCCAAACTGA
- the LOC107208570 gene encoding aquaporin-12-like isoform X1 has translation MDGLNVSIGFFFLVVGVCQVLRWLSKRLLSPGTHGCLAREFAGSFQLCMSCLELRMLMEIGPWGGGFSLDLVLTLLFLLSAVHGASFEGASANPTVSVQEFLLLESSLAAMVAKLLAQGVGTGMGWAVTRLYWSWELTQLHFIQNLIGPECSSSIHASLPHAAFVEGSCSFLFHLVFLKVRQSHPLYRVPALAAAVTFLTYTAGPYTGAFFNPALATATTFHCSGSSFWDYLQVYWLGPLAGMLAALLLFQGNIPRLFQKNLLYSQKSKYKVPKAKVTVQVEGDKPQRKRKVEKSNLEPCA, from the exons ATGGATGGCTTGAATGTCTccattggtttttttttcctggttgttGGGGTGTGCCAGGTGCTCAGGTGGCTTTCCAAGAGGCTTCTGTCCCCTGGAACACATGGCTGCCTTGCCAGGGAATTTGCTGGCTCGTTCCAGTTGTGCATGAGCTGCCTCGAGCTGAGGATGCTGATGGAGATCGGCCCCTGGGGTGGTGGCTTCAGCCTGGACCTGGTCCTGaccctgctcttcctcctctccgCTGTCCATGGCGCCTCTTTTGAGGGAGCATCCGCCAACCCGACCGTGTCTGTCCAGGAGTTCCTGCTCCTGGAGTCCAGCCTGGCAGCAATGGTGGCCAAGCTGCTGGCCCAGGGGGTGGGtacagggatgggctgggccGTCACCCGGCTCTACTGGTCCTGGGAGTTGACACAGCTCCACTTCATCCAGAACCTGATCGGGCCGGAGTGCAGCTCCTCCATCCACGCCTCCCTGCCCCACGCTGCCTTCGTGGaaggctcctgctccttcctgttCCACCTCGTCTTCCTCAAGGTGCGACAGAGCCACCCCCTGTACCGGGTCCCCGCGCTGGCAGCGGCCGTCACCTTCCTGACCTACACAG CCGGACCGTACACAGGGGCCTTCTTCAACCCTGCCCTGGCCACAGCCACCACCTTCCACTGCTCGGGGAGCAGCTTCTGGGACTACCTCCAGGTTTACTGGCTGGGGCCCCTTGCAG GGATGCTCGCTGCCCTCCTGCTGTTCCAGGGCAACATCCCACGcctcttccagaaaaacctCCTCTACAGCCAGAAGAGCAAATACAAGGTGCCCAAGGCAAAGGTGACAGTGCAGGTAGAGGGTGACAAACcacagaggaagaggaaagtgGAGAAAAGCAACTTGGAGCCCTGTGCCTGA
- the LOC107208570 gene encoding aquaporin-12-like isoform X2, whose protein sequence is MDGLNVSIGFFFLVVGVCQVLRWLSKRLLSPGTHGCLAREFAGSFQLCMSCLELRMLMEIGPWGGGFSLDLVLTLLFLLSAVHGASFEGASANPTVSVQEFLLLESSLAAMVAKLLAQGNLIGPECSSSIHASLPHAAFVEGSCSFLFHLVFLKVRQSHPLYRVPALAAAVTFLTYTAGPYTGAFFNPALATATTFHCSGSSFWDYLQVYWLGPLAGMLAALLLFQGNIPRLFQKNLLYSQKSKYKVPKAKVTVQVEGDKPQRKRKVEKSNLEPCA, encoded by the exons ATGGATGGCTTGAATGTCTccattggtttttttttcctggttgttGGGGTGTGCCAGGTGCTCAGGTGGCTTTCCAAGAGGCTTCTGTCCCCTGGAACACATGGCTGCCTTGCCAGGGAATTTGCTGGCTCGTTCCAGTTGTGCATGAGCTGCCTCGAGCTGAGGATGCTGATGGAGATCGGCCCCTGGGGTGGTGGCTTCAGCCTGGACCTGGTCCTGaccctgctcttcctcctctccgCTGTCCATGGCGCCTCTTTTGAGGGAGCATCCGCCAACCCGACCGTGTCTGTCCAGGAGTTCCTGCTCCTGGAGTCCAGCCTGGCAGCAATGGTGGCCAAGCTGCTGGCCCAGGGG AACCTGATCGGGCCGGAGTGCAGCTCCTCCATCCACGCCTCCCTGCCCCACGCTGCCTTCGTGGaaggctcctgctccttcctgttCCACCTCGTCTTCCTCAAGGTGCGACAGAGCCACCCCCTGTACCGGGTCCCCGCGCTGGCAGCGGCCGTCACCTTCCTGACCTACACAG CCGGACCGTACACAGGGGCCTTCTTCAACCCTGCCCTGGCCACAGCCACCACCTTCCACTGCTCGGGGAGCAGCTTCTGGGACTACCTCCAGGTTTACTGGCTGGGGCCCCTTGCAG GGATGCTCGCTGCCCTCCTGCTGTTCCAGGGCAACATCCCACGcctcttccagaaaaacctCCTCTACAGCCAGAAGAGCAAATACAAGGTGCCCAAGGCAAAGGTGACAGTGCAGGTAGAGGGTGACAAACcacagaggaagaggaaagtgGAGAAAAGCAACTTGGAGCCCTGTGCCTGA